A single Jaculus jaculus isolate mJacJac1 unplaced genomic scaffold, mJacJac1.mat.Y.cur u25, whole genome shotgun sequence DNA region contains:
- the LOC123457498 gene encoding zinc finger protein 420-like, translated as MEWKDGTVWAQCGPGVVDQQIVSFEDVTVDFTWQEWQHLDGVQQNLYRDVMLENYSSLVFLGNCMSKPDLIFKLEHGFAPWRVLEGSIQRLPELKTQQKMHWTETDDFKWSQNTVYQRLHQTCYQGPNTGEKVYDCRTTFVSKSHLSNHQRTQTGEKPKECIEYGNTFISTAQLTNYQITHTGEKPYECIECGKGFICKSQLTTHHRSHTGKKSYKCIECRKCFIFKSDLIRNQRTHTGEKPYECTECGKALISNSQLTTHQRIHTGEKPYECAECGKAFISNSKLTTHQRIHTGEKPYECAECGKAFISNSKLITHQRIHTGEKPYECTECGKAFISNSKLTTHQKIHTGEKPYECAECGKAFICKSYLIKHWRCHTRERPYKCTECGKAFTCKSHFIKHQRRHTGEKPYECTECGKAFIYNSKLITHQKIHTGEKPYECTECGKAFTCKSHLIKHQRIHTGEKPYECTECGKAFISNSKLTTHQRIHTGEKPYECIECGKSFICKSYVIKHWRCHTGEKPYECTEYGKAFTGEKPYECTECGKAFISNSKLTTHQRIHTSEKPYECAECGKAFIWKSYLIKHQRCHTREKLYECTECGKAFTSNSKLTTHQRIHTGEKPYECAECGKAFISNSKLTTHQRIHTGEKPYECAECGKAFISNSKLITHQRIHTGEKPYECAECGKAFICKSYLIKHWRYHTHERPYKCTECGKAFTCKSHFIKHQRIHTGEKPYECTECGKAFIYNSKLITHQKIHTGEKPYECTECGKAFTCKSHLIKHQRIHTGEKPYECTECGKAFIYNSKLITHQKIHTGEKPYECTECGKAFTCKSHLIKHQRSHTGEKPYECTECGKAFISNSKLTTHQRIHINEKPYECAECGKAFISNSKLTTHQRIHTGEKPYECTECGKAFIYNSNLISHQKIHTGEKPYECTECGKAFIWKSYLIKHQRCHTREKPYECTECGNAFISNSKLTTHQRIHTGEKPYECTECGKSFICKSYLTKHQKCHTHEKPYACTECGKAFTCKSYLTQHQRSHTCEKPYECTECGKAFISNSKLITHQRIHTGEKPYECTECGKAFPCKSHLIKHQRSHR; from the exons ATGGAGTGGAAGGATGGAACAGTGTGGGCCCAGTGTGGACCTGGTGTTGTGGACCAG CAAATAGTGTCATTTGAAGACGTCACTGTGGACTTCACCTGGCAAGAGTGGCAGCACCTGGATGGTGTTCAGCAGAACCTCTACagagatgtgatgctggagaactacagcAGCCTGGTGTTCTTGG GGAACTGTATGTCCAAACCAGATTTGATCTTCAAGTTGGAGCATGGTTTTGCACCATGGAGAGTATTAGAAGGCTCAATTCAGAGGCTTCCAG aaTTAAAAACTCAGCAGAAAATGCACTGGACAGAGACTGATGATTTTAAATGGAGCCAGAATACTGTTTACCAGAGGTTACATCAGACTTGTTATCAAGGACCAAACACAGGTGAAAAGGTGTATGATTGTAGGACAACTTTTGTCTCCAAGTCACACCTCAGTAATCATCAGAGAACTCAAACAG gtgaaaagccaaaggagTGTATTGAATATGGGAACACTTTCATCTCCACGGCACAACTCACAAATTATCAGATAACTCACACAggagagaagccatatgaatgtattgAATGTGGCAAAGGCTTCATCTGCAAGTCACAGCTCACTACTCATCACAGAAGTCACACAGGTAAGAAATCATATAAATGTATTGAATGTAGAAAATGCTTCATCTTTAAGTCAGATCTTATAAGgaatcagagaactcacacaggtgagaagccatatgaatgtactgaatgtggaaaagccttaATCTCCAATTCACAGCTCACTACTCATCAGAGAatccacacaggtgagaagccatatgaatgtgctgaatgtggaaaagccttcatCTCCAATTCAAAGCTCACTACTCATCAGAGAATCCACAcgggtgagaagccatatgaatgtgctgaatgtgggaaagccttcatctcCAATTCAAAGCTCATTACTCATCAGAGAatccacacaggtgagaagccatatgaatgtactgaatgtggaaaagccttcatCTCCAATTCAAAGCTTACTACTCATCAGAAAatccacacaggtgagaagccatatgaatgtgctgaatgtggaaaagccttcatCTGCAAGTCATATCTTATTAAGCATTGGAGATGTCACACACGTGAGAGgccatataaatgtactgaatgtggaaaagccttcacCTGCAAGTCACACTTTATTAAGCATCAGAGAagacacacaggtgagaagccatatgaatgtactgaatgtgggaaagccttcatctaCAATTCAAAGCTCATTACTCATCAGAAAatccacacaggtgagaagccatatgaatgtactgaatgtgggaaagccttcacctGCAAGTCACATCTTATTAAGCATCAGAGAATCCACAcgggtgagaagccatatgaatgtactgaatgtggaaaagccttcatCTCCAATTCAAAGCTCACTACTCATCAGAGAATCcatacaggtgaaaagccatatgaatgtattgAATGTGGGAAATCCTTCATCTGCAAGTCATATGTTATTAAGCATTGGAGatgtcacacaggtgagaagccatatgaatgtactgaatatGGGAAAGCCttcacaggtgagaagccatatgaatgtactgaatgtggaaaagccttcatCTCCAATTCAAAGCTCACTACTCATCAGAGAATCCACACaagtgagaagccatatgaatgtgctgaatgtggaaaagccttcatCTGGAAGTCATATCTTATTAAGCATCAGAGATGTCACACACGTGAGAAGctatatgaatgtactgaatgtgggaaagccttcacctCCAATTCAAAGCTCACTACTCATCAGAGAatccacacaggtgagaagccatatgaatgtgctgaatgtggaaaagccttcatCTCCAATTCAAAGCTCACTACTCATCAGAGAATCCACAcgggtgagaagccatatgaatgtgctgaatgtgggaaagccttcatctcCAATTCAAAGCTCATTACTCATCAGAGAatccacacaggtgagaagccatatgaatgtgctgaatgtggaaaagccttcatCTGCAAGTCATATCTTATTAAGCATTGGAGATATCACACACATGAGAGgccatataaatgtactgaatgtggaaaagccttcacCTGCAAGTCACACTTTATTAAGCATCAGAGAATCCACAcgggtgagaagccatatgaatgtactgaatgtggaaaagccttcatCTACAATTCAAAACTCATTACCCATCAGAAAatccacacaggtgagaagccatatgaatgtactgaatgtgggaaagccttcacctGCAAGTCACATCTTATTAAGCATCAGAGAATCCACAcgggtgagaagccatatgaatgtactgaatgtggaaaagccttcatCTACAATTCAAAGCTCATTACTCATCAGAAAatccacacaggtgagaagccatatgaatgtactgaatgtgggaaagccttcacctGCAAGTCACATCTTATTAAGcatcagagaagtcacacaggtgagaagccatatgaatgtactgaatgtggaaaagccttcatCTCCAATTCAAAGCTCACTACTCATCAGAGAATACACATAaatgagaagccatatgaatgtgctgaatgtggaaaagccttcatCTCTAATTCAAAGCTCACTACTCATCAGAGAATCCACAcgggtgagaagccatatgaatgtactgaatgtggaaaagccttcatCTACAATTCAAACCTCATTTCTCATCAGAAAatccacacaggtgagaagccatatgaatgtactgaatgtgggaaagccttcatctgGAAGTCATATCTTATTAAGCATCAGAGATGTCACACacgtgagaagccatatgaatgtactgaatgtgggaacgCCTTCATCTCCAATTCAAAGCTCACTACCCATCAGAGAatccacacaggtgagaagccatatgaatgtactgaatgtgggaaatccTTCATCTGCAAGTCATATCTTACAAAGCATCAGAAATGTCACACACATGAGAAGCCATATgcatgtactgaatgtgggaaagccttcacctGCAAGTCATATCTTACTCAGCATCAGAGAAGTCACACatgtgagaagccatatgaatgtactgaatgtggaaaagccttcatCTCCAATTCAAAGCTTATTACTCATCAGAGAatccacacaggtgagaagccatatgaatgtactgaatgtgggaaagccttcccCTGCAAGTCACATCTCATTAAGCATCAGAGAAgtcacaggtga